The uncultured Trichococcus sp. DNA window GCAGAAGCACCAGCAAATACAATCAATCATTTGTGGAAGCAAATATTTGGACCTCTAGACATGTATCTTCAAAAAAATGAAATTAAACGACAAAACAACTTAAAAAAATATGTGAATTCAATTGAAGAAGCTGCAGTACTTATTCCAGATGAATACATTCAGGAACCAAAAATTAGTATTTTAGGCCCAGCGTTAGAAGCATCAAAGTTTTACATTGAAGAGGAAGAAATTAGAGATATGTTTGCTAATTTAATAGCTTCCTCAATGGATAATAGAAAAAATGAATATCTTCATCATTCATTTGTTGAAATAATCAAACAAATGTCTCCTCACGATGGGAATCTCATCAAATTGTTTTTAAAAATAACATCCTATCCTGTTGTTTCAGTAACAATAAATAGTGGTAAAGGTACAAACCAATTAATCGATTTATTGTTTTTAGAAATCGGCAATAATTACGAATTAAATGCAATCTCACTAATTAATTTGCAAAGGCTTGGTTTAATTGAAATTAGATTTGACAAGTGGTTAACAGCAAACAATATGTATGATAAATATTTCCAATCAAAAGAATTTCAAGACTTAAAAATTAACAATCGTATCGAGAATTCTAGAAGAAGTTATCAAGCAGACGTTAATTCTTTTGGCAAAGAAAAAGTAATGAACTTTATGAATGTGACTTCCGAAGAACTTGATGCGCTATTGATTCCACATGAACCAGAGTTAGCAAAAGGGTTAGTGAAAATTACGCCATTAGGAAATGCATTCCTTAAAATTTGTTATTGATCTTTATTAGCTG harbors:
- a CDS encoding DUF4393 domain-containing protein, with protein sequence MNDVIVSAAMTAFITSMATKGAEAPANTINHLWKQIFGPLDMYLQKNEIKRQNNLKKYVNSIEEAAVLIPDEYIQEPKISILGPALEASKFYIEEEEIRDMFANLIASSMDNRKNEYLHHSFVEIIKQMSPHDGNLIKLFLKITSYPVVSVTINSGKGTNQLIDLLFLEIGNNYELNAISLINLQRLGLIEIRFDKWLTANNMYDKYFQSKEFQDLKINNRIENSRRSYQADVNSFGKEKVMNFMNVTSEELDALLIPHEPELAKGLVKITPLGNAFLKICY